Within Sphingopyxis macrogoltabida, the genomic segment ACAATTTCGATCTCGAGGCGGTCGAGGTGCTGCGCGGTCCGCAGGGCGTGTTGTTCGGCCGCAACGTGACCGGCGGCGCGATCCTCGTGCGCAGCCGCAAACCGACCGACGAATTCGACATGCGCGGCCGCATCGCGGTCGAGACGGGCCTGCGCGTCGTTGCCGATGCCTCGGTTTCGGGTCCGATCATCGAAGGCAAGCTGCAGGCGAAGATCGCCGCCTATTACAGCTATGACAATGGCTGGTTCACCAACCTCTTCGACAATAGCGAGTTCGGGAAGGACCGGCAGTTCATCGTCCGCCCGATGCTTCGCTTCACGCCGTCGGACAATGTCGAAGTCCTGCTGCGCTACGAGCATGGCGAGGCGAACGGCGATGGCCCGGCGACGCAGAACCATGCGCTCTACTCGCGCGATTCGCACGACTTTCTCGTCAACGACCGCGGCTTCTTCCACAACAAATGGGATTCGCTCACCGGCGAGATCAATGTCGATGTCGGCTTCGGCGACGAAGGCACGATCACCAACATAGCCGGCTGGCGGCGCTTCAAGGGCGACACGCTGTCGGACCTCGACGGCGTGAACACGGTGCAGTTCAACATCGGCACCTTCACCGACCAGGAGCAGTTCAGCAACGAACTCCGCTACGCCGGAACCTTCGGGCGCCTGAAGCCGACCATCGGCGTCTATTATTTCACGCAGGACCTCACCTATCTCGAGGACCGGACGCTGGCCGGCGGCGCGGTCCGCCGCGCGGGCGGTGGCATCGGCACCTTCCAGACCTTCGGTGCCTTCGGCGCGGTCGACTGGGAGTTTATCGACACGCTGACCCTCAACCTCGGGCTGCGCTACACGTGGGAAAAGAAGGAGGTCGAGATCGCGACCGTGCGCGCGGGCGGCGCCAATTACCCGGCCCGCACGATCGTCGCCGACTTCCTCAGCGAGAAGAGCTGGAACGATCTGTCGCCGAAGATCGGCCTCCAATGGCAGCCGAGCAACCGGACGCAGGTCTATGGCTATTTCGCCAAGGGCTTCCGCAGCGGCGGCTATAACTTCCGCAACACGCTGCTCGGAGCGCCTCCGGGGCCGTTCGATTCGGAGTCGCAGGACGCCTATGAGTTCGGCGTGAAGCAGCGCATTCCGGGCGGCCGCATTAGCCTCGCGGCGTTCCAGAACACGATCAAGAATATCCAGCGCGAAGTGCAGGTCCCCGTCGTCGGCGTCGGCATCGCGCAGCTGATCCAGAATGTCGGCACCGCGCGCGTGCGCGGCTTCGAGGGCGAAGTCCAATTCTCGCCCGTCGACAATTTCGTGCTCTCGGGACAGGTCGGCTATACCGACGGCAAATATACCTCGCTCCTCGTCGACCTCAACGGCGACGGCGTGATCAACGCGACCGACTTCTCGCTGAAACTGCCGCGCCAGTCGCCCTGGACCTATGGCGCCAGCGCCACGCTCGATATTCCGATGAGCTCGGGGGTCGTCTCGGCGCGCGTGTCGTTCAATCACCGCGACCCGGCGTTCCACACCGACAACAATCTCGGCTTCTACAAGGCGGTCGACCTGCTCGATGCCAATTTGAGCTACACGCTGGACGACGGGTCGGTGACCTTCAGCATCTATGGCAAGAACCTCACCAACGAAACGACCTATGGCAATGACGCGGTCCTGCCCGACACCGCGGCCTTCGGCGGCGACGGTCCGGCGGGCCCGCGCCCCTTGCCGACCTTCTCGCCGCTTGGCCGCGGACGCGTGATTGGCGGCGAAATCAGGTTCAACTTCTGACGGACCGCCGCCGGCGCCGGCAGTTGGGGAACTGCCGGCGCCTAGCGCGCCTCGATCCGCGCGATCGCCGCTTCCATCCGTTCCATGCGCGCCGCCATATCGTCGGCGCCGGCGGCGCCGACCGAACCCGGCTGCATGCCGCGGAACACCACCGCCGTGATCCCGTCGGTGGTCTCGTCGACCGAGAAATCCCCTTCCTCGCGCAAGAAGGCCCAGGTCTGGTGCTCGATCGCGCCGAAGATCATGTCGCGCAGCAGCGGAAGCGATAGCGCGCTGTCGATCTCGCCTTTCGCATGGGCTTCCTTGAGGACCTGCATCACTCCCGACACGAAGGCGCGGTTCAGCCGGTAAAGCCGCAAATTTTTGTAATCGGGGTCGGGCCGCAATTCCATCAGTACGAAGCGCGTCAGCGCGGGCTCGTGCCGGATGATCGAGAGCGCGCGGCGGATCGTGCGGCGGAGCCGCTCCTGCGTCCCGGCAACATGGGCGATGTCTTCTTGCTGGCCGAGCAATTCCTCGAACCAGCTCTCGGCGACCTTGATGAAGAGATCGCGCTTATTCTCGAAATAGCGGTAGATCGTGCCTTCGACGACCCCGGCGCGCTCGGCGATATCGCTGATCACGCAATTCTCGTAGCCGCGTTCCGCCAGCAGCGCGCGCGCAGCCGCGATGATTTCGGCGATGCGCCGCTCGGGCGGGAGGCGGTTGGCCGGAACGCGGCGCGGTGGGCGCGGTGCCCTGGCAGGCTGTAAGCTCGTCATGCCCTACCTATGCCCCGCCCCCTCGGGGCTGTCGACCGCTTTGTAATGAGCTGGCCTCATTAGATATCCAGCCCCTTTTCCGGTCGCGGGAAGCGCGGTTCGGCACGCAGCGATCGTGCGGGGTGACGCGCGCTCAGCGGCCTGCCCTGTAATGCAGGCGGGGCCGGCAATCGTTGAGCTCAGCCGAAAGCGCCGGCTGCGCGGCAGGCATCGCGCTCGCTTTCGGCGACGCCCCAGTCGCGCAAGATGGCGTCGGTGTCGGTCCCTGGCGCCACGGGTGCACGCGGCGTTCCTGTCGGCGTCCCCCCGAAACGCGGCGCGGGAGCGGGCTGCGCAACGTCGTCCACATCGACGATCGCTTCGCGCGCGCGATTGTGCGGATGCGCGCGCGCTTCGGCGAGCGTCAGGACGGGCGCGAAACAGGCGTCGCTTCCCTCGAGACGCTCGCACCATTCGGCCTGGGTGCGCGCGCGAAAAGCTTCGGCCAGGCGGCGCCGAAGCTCGGGCCAGGCCTTGCGGTCGTTCTGCGAAGGGAGATCCGCTGCCGCCAGCCCCATTTTCTCGATCAGGATGGCGAAGAATTTCGGCTCGACCGGACCGATTGCGACGTGCCGGCCGTCGGCGGTTTCATAGGTGTCGTAGAAGGGCGCGCCGCCGTCGATGAGGTTGGTGCCGCGTCCGCCGCCCCAGGCCCCCATCTGGGCGAAGGCATATTGCATCGTCAGGAGATGGTTGACGCCGTCGACAACCGCGCCGTCGACGACCTGCCCCTTCCCGGTCGCCCGCGCGTGCGTGAGCGCGGCGAGCAGACCGATGACGAGGTAGAGCGAGCCGCCCCCGAAATCCCCGACGAGATTGAGCGGGATCGTCGGCGGCGCGCCTTCGCGGCCGATCGCGTCGAGCGCACCGGTGATCGCGATATAGTTGATGTCATGTCCCGCGCTCGGCGCGAGCGGGCCATCCTGCCCCCACCCCGTCATCCGGCCATAAACGAGCTCCGGATTCTCGGCCTCGAAGCTCTCGGGGCCGAGCCCGAGCCTCTCCATGACACCGGGACGGAAGCCTTCGATGAGCATGTCGGCGCGCCCGATCAGCGCCCGCGCGACGCCGAGACCCGACGGGTTCTGCAGATCGATCGCGATCGAGCGCTTCGAGCGTCCGAGAAGATCGTAACGGGTCGGAAAATCGACCCCGAGACCCGATTTGCCGGTGCGGTCGATACGGATGACCTCGGCGCCGAGATCGGCGAGCAGCATCCCGCAAAAGGGTGCAGGACCGATCCCCGCCATCTCGACAACCCGGCATCCCGCCAGCGGCCCCATCGCGTCATCCTCACATGTTAACTGATTTACTAATTTCCTTTTGCGACGAAGATCGGCTTCGGCGCAAGCTCTTATTGCGCGGCAGACGCTCCTATTTCCCGATATGGTCGGCGAACCTCGCCGCGCCGGGCTCAAGCTCCAGCGCAAGCCCGTTCGCGAGGTACGACACGGTGCGGTAGAAGCCAGCCAGCATGATGATCTCGAGAATCTGATCGCGGTCGAAATGCGCCGACAGAGCGGCGTATTCCGCATCCCCAAGCGTCGATGTCTCATGCAGCGCGTCGACCGCCCCGATGAGCGCCGCCTCGCGCGCATTCCAGCGCGAGAGCTCGGCGGGCACCTCGAGCAGGTCGCGGATGTCCTCCTGCGTCAGTCCCGCCTTTTGCGCAAAGATCGCAACGTGGACGCCCCACTCATATTCGCAGCCCGCGCGTGCGCAGGTGCGATCGATCACGATCTCGCGCTCGCGAAGGCTGAGCAGTCGTCCATCAAGCAGCGCACCACCGCGAAATTTACCCCATGCGCGCGGGCTGGCCGCAAGGGTCCGGAACAGGAGTAGGGGCTCTTTTCCCTTTCCCATGATGCGCTCGAACGCCTCGGCGGCATCGGCCGGATATGGTTGCTCCAGAGCAGAAAGCCTTGCCATCTCGATCTCCCAGAAGCTATCGATTCGATAGCAAATTTCTGCTACGAAAATGATAGCAAGATGGCAAGGATGGATTCCAAATGGCGACTGAGCGGCTGAACCTTCGCGGTCGGCGCCCGATCATGGCGCTGCTCGACCTCTTGGGGCAGCGGTGGGCGCTCCGGATCCTCTGGGAGCTTCGAAGCAATGCCAGGACGTCGCGCGATCTTCGCGAGGCCATCGGGATTTCGCCAACGGTCCTCCAGGCCCGGCTCGACGAATTGCGCGCCGCGGGACTAGCATACCATGAGAAGGGCAGCGGCTACCGGCTGACCCGACTCGGCGTCGAGCTTATCGCCGCTTTCGCGCCGCTCTACGGCTTCGCCTCACACTGGGCTGAAGCGCTCACACCCGGCGAAACGACCTCAGCCGGCGCAAGAACGGAGGAAGGGGCGGAAACGGCGCCTTAAGTACCGTTCCGTCCCTTCCCTTGTAGATCACATCGACCAGCCGACCGTCAGCCCGTAGGTGCGCGGCGCACCGGGATAGCCGACCAGCTGTCCCGGCAGCCCGAGCACGGTGCGCCGATAATATTTGTCGGTCGCGTTCATGACGAAGGCGCTCACCCGGAAGTCGCCAACCCGCGC encodes:
- a CDS encoding TonB-dependent receptor codes for the protein MRHGFKAWLVCSTAAAAALWSPAALAQESGTDSGETQSETAATAATTARGAAAALESEDIVVTALKRSDNLQTVPVAISAYGEEQLQAINFRDIGSLSFTMPNVALDDNGTSKGYANFSIRGIGVNSSIPSIDPTVGLFVDGVYQGINAGQVFDNFDLEAVEVLRGPQGVLFGRNVTGGAILVRSRKPTDEFDMRGRIAVETGLRVVADASVSGPIIEGKLQAKIAAYYSYDNGWFTNLFDNSEFGKDRQFIVRPMLRFTPSDNVEVLLRYEHGEANGDGPATQNHALYSRDSHDFLVNDRGFFHNKWDSLTGEINVDVGFGDEGTITNIAGWRRFKGDTLSDLDGVNTVQFNIGTFTDQEQFSNELRYAGTFGRLKPTIGVYYFTQDLTYLEDRTLAGGAVRRAGGGIGTFQTFGAFGAVDWEFIDTLTLNLGLRYTWEKKEVEIATVRAGGANYPARTIVADFLSEKSWNDLSPKIGLQWQPSNRTQVYGYFAKGFRSGGYNFRNTLLGAPPGPFDSESQDAYEFGVKQRIPGGRISLAAFQNTIKNIQREVQVPVVGVGIAQLIQNVGTARVRGFEGEVQFSPVDNFVLSGQVGYTDGKYTSLLVDLNGDGVINATDFSLKLPRQSPWTYGASATLDIPMSSGVVSARVSFNHRDPAFHTDNNLGFYKAVDLLDANLSYTLDDGSVTFSIYGKNLTNETTYGNDAVLPDTAAFGGDGPAGPRPLPTFSPLGRGRVIGGEIRFNF
- a CDS encoding TetR/AcrR family transcriptional regulator, with amino-acid sequence MTSLQPARAPRPPRRVPANRLPPERRIAEIIAAARALLAERGYENCVISDIAERAGVVEGTIYRYFENKRDLFIKVAESWFEELLGQQEDIAHVAGTQERLRRTIRRALSIIRHEPALTRFVLMELRPDPDYKNLRLYRLNRAFVSGVMQVLKEAHAKGEIDSALSLPLLRDMIFGAIEHQTWAFLREEGDFSVDETTDGITAVVFRGMQPGSVGAAGADDMAARMERMEAAIARIEAR
- a CDS encoding CaiB/BaiF CoA transferase family protein, with the protein product MGPLAGCRVVEMAGIGPAPFCGMLLADLGAEVIRIDRTGKSGLGVDFPTRYDLLGRSKRSIAIDLQNPSGLGVARALIGRADMLIEGFRPGVMERLGLGPESFEAENPELVYGRMTGWGQDGPLAPSAGHDINYIAITGALDAIGREGAPPTIPLNLVGDFGGGSLYLVIGLLAALTHARATGKGQVVDGAVVDGVNHLLTMQYAFAQMGAWGGGRGTNLIDGGAPFYDTYETADGRHVAIGPVEPKFFAILIEKMGLAAADLPSQNDRKAWPELRRRLAEAFRARTQAEWCERLEGSDACFAPVLTLAEARAHPHNRAREAIVDVDDVAQPAPAPRFGGTPTGTPRAPVAPGTDTDAILRDWGVAESERDACRAAGAFG
- a CDS encoding carboxymuconolactone decarboxylase family protein, with the protein product MARLSALEQPYPADAAEAFERIMGKGKEPLLLFRTLAASPRAWGKFRGGALLDGRLLSLREREIVIDRTCARAGCEYEWGVHVAIFAQKAGLTQEDIRDLLEVPAELSRWNAREAALIGAVDALHETSTLGDAEYAALSAHFDRDQILEIIMLAGFYRTVSYLANGLALELEPGAARFADHIGK
- a CDS encoding winged helix-turn-helix transcriptional regulator yields the protein MATERLNLRGRRPIMALLDLLGQRWALRILWELRSNARTSRDLREAIGISPTVLQARLDELRAAGLAYHEKGSGYRLTRLGVELIAAFAPLYGFASHWAEALTPGETTSAGARTEEGAETAP